A stretch of the Fimbriimonadaceae bacterium genome encodes the following:
- a CDS encoding DUF6265 family protein, with product MRFRRVLFLLAASLCAVDTALPAPGATAQDLHALDGEWVYVEDRTEGRTLEQLGPPMSSMFSLRFEEGAVVLVSGHGSGHRNVRVTLDGTPTDVPGASEGTFARYTAAWKDGTFTYRTEFVRAPGRAPEGLIRKELRLTPDGLLVSVSTSSSTSPSVGLYRHPEDIAIPTPAKATIGDLAWLSGAWVGTRGTSGTTSIEERWSPPLGGAMLAVSRTVSRDKMTAFEFLRIVERDGGLVYIAQPGGATPTEFVLTELGARRAVFDNPRHDYPKRIVYELSADGALTATIGFLKGGSPRRFEFKREGG from the coding sequence ATGAGGTTTCGAAGAGTCTTGTTCCTCCTCGCCGCATCCCTGTGCGCCGTCGACACGGCCCTTCCGGCGCCTGGTGCCACGGCACAAGACCTCCATGCGCTTGATGGCGAGTGGGTCTACGTCGAAGACCGCACCGAGGGACGCACCCTCGAGCAACTAGGCCCGCCCATGAGCTCGATGTTCTCTTTGCGCTTCGAGGAGGGCGCGGTCGTCCTGGTGAGCGGCCACGGCTCCGGGCACCGCAACGTCCGGGTCACACTCGACGGTACGCCCACCGATGTGCCGGGCGCCTCGGAGGGCACGTTCGCGAGGTACACCGCCGCTTGGAAGGACGGCACGTTCACGTACCGGACCGAGTTCGTGCGCGCGCCGGGCAGAGCGCCCGAAGGGCTGATCCGAAAGGAGCTCCGCCTCACGCCCGACGGACTCCTCGTCAGCGTGTCCACCAGCTCGTCGACGTCTCCTTCCGTCGGCCTCTACCGCCACCCGGAGGACATCGCCATTCCCACGCCGGCAAAGGCCACGATCGGCGACCTGGCGTGGCTTTCCGGCGCGTGGGTCGGGACGAGGGGGACGAGCGGCACGACGTCGATCGAAGAGCGATGGAGCCCGCCCTTGGGGGGCGCGATGCTCGCCGTTTCGCGGACGGTCTCGCGCGACAAAATGACCGCGTTCGAGTTCCTGCGCATCGTCGAGCGCGACGGCGGGCTGGTCTACATCGCGCAACCGGGCGGCGCGACGCCGACCGAGTTCGTGCTCACCGAGCTGGGCGCCAGGCGCGCCGTCTTCGACAATCCGCGCCACGACTACCCGAAGCGCATCGTTTACGAACTCTCGGCCGATGGAGCCCTGACCGCCACGATCGGGTTCCTCAAGGGCGGAAGCCCTCGGCGCTTCGAGTTCAAGCGCGAAGGTGGTTAG
- a CDS encoding M1 family metallopeptidase, translating into MSILVASSLMAAMALAQGSSNSTSGGALKLEQAAYDVLSYDISLKVDPVAKTLGGTTILEAKTVIPTATLLLDLDAPYTVSKVTDGTNPLRFERLKGAIRVHFPLSKQPGDPIRCAVTYSGTPHVARNSPWDGGFTWAKTPSGADWIAVALQGEGADLLFPCKDHPSDRPNHATMRLTVPDPLIAVGPGLLEKTVKNSDKTSTYVWHMALPINNYSLVFNAAPYELVKDSVKSVAGQTIPIHFYVLPEDKDKAPKLIQEQKKYLAFMEKYCGPYPFRTVKCGIVETPHLGMEHSTATAYGNKFRLAPDGLDWLLLHEFGHEWWANLVSNADWRDMWIHEGFQSFMDTFYIEQIRGKEAYFAAMRARRRTVSNTAPVAPREETSSEAYGGDIYDKGALTLHALRYLIGDEAFLRSIRRMAYLTPESETWADGRAQRLVTTDDFVTIASKESGRDLRWFFEVYVRQAKLPALKAEAANGMLHLEWVTPGGLPFPMPLDVVVEGKTVRVPMTGGRGSVSYTGTEPVIDPNGWVLRQ; encoded by the coding sequence ATGTCGATTCTCGTTGCTTCCTCCCTCATGGCCGCGATGGCCCTCGCCCAGGGTTCGTCAAACTCCACATCCGGCGGTGCGCTGAAGTTGGAGCAGGCGGCCTACGACGTCCTGTCGTACGACATCTCCCTGAAGGTCGATCCGGTGGCGAAGACGCTTGGCGGTACGACGATTCTCGAGGCCAAGACCGTCATCCCGACGGCGACCCTCCTGCTCGATCTCGATGCACCCTACACCGTGTCCAAAGTGACCGACGGCACGAATCCCCTGCGCTTCGAGCGCCTCAAGGGCGCGATCCGGGTCCACTTTCCGCTCTCCAAACAGCCTGGCGATCCCATCCGGTGCGCGGTGACCTACTCGGGCACCCCGCACGTGGCACGCAACTCGCCCTGGGACGGAGGCTTCACCTGGGCCAAGACCCCGAGCGGCGCGGACTGGATCGCCGTGGCCCTCCAAGGCGAGGGCGCCGACCTCCTGTTCCCCTGCAAAGACCACCCCTCCGACCGGCCCAACCACGCCACCATGCGTCTGACCGTCCCCGATCCGCTGATCGCCGTGGGCCCCGGGCTGCTCGAGAAGACGGTCAAGAACTCGGACAAGACCTCGACCTACGTGTGGCACATGGCCTTGCCCATCAACAACTACTCGCTGGTGTTCAACGCCGCGCCCTACGAACTGGTGAAGGACTCCGTGAAGTCCGTGGCGGGCCAAACCATCCCGATTCACTTCTACGTGCTCCCAGAGGACAAGGACAAAGCTCCCAAGCTCATCCAGGAGCAGAAGAAGTATCTCGCGTTCATGGAGAAGTACTGCGGCCCCTACCCCTTCCGAACCGTGAAGTGCGGCATCGTGGAAACCCCGCATCTCGGGATGGAGCACTCGACCGCAACCGCCTACGGGAACAAGTTCCGACTCGCGCCCGACGGGCTGGATTGGCTGCTGCTCCACGAGTTCGGCCACGAGTGGTGGGCCAATCTGGTGTCCAACGCCGACTGGCGCGATATGTGGATCCACGAAGGATTCCAGAGCTTCATGGACACCTTCTACATCGAGCAGATTCGTGGGAAGGAGGCGTACTTCGCGGCAATGAGGGCCCGTCGCCGAACTGTGAGCAATACCGCGCCGGTCGCGCCGCGCGAAGAAACCTCCAGCGAGGCCTACGGCGGCGACATCTACGACAAAGGTGCGCTCACTCTTCACGCGTTGCGGTATTTGATCGGAGATGAGGCGTTCTTGCGCTCAATCCGCCGAATGGCGTATCTCACGCCCGAGTCCGAAACGTGGGCCGACGGGCGTGCCCAACGGCTGGTTACCACGGACGATTTCGTGACTATCGCCTCCAAGGAGTCGGGCAGGGACCTGCGCTGGTTCTTCGAAGTGTACGTGCGGCAAGCCAAGCTGCCGGCCCTGAAGGCTGAGGCAGCCAACGGGATGCTGCACCTCGAATGGGTGACACCGGGCGGCCTCCCCTTCCCGATGCCCCTCGACGTGGTGGTCGAAGGCAAGACCGTGAGGGTGCCGATGACGGGCGGCCGCGGCTCCGTTTCCTACACGGGGACCGAACCCGTCATCGATCCGAACGGCTGGGTGCTCAGGCAATAG
- a CDS encoding PEP-CTERM sorting domain-containing protein, with the protein MKREQILSAMLLTGLGSLAHGQILVSSHTYYAVANIIDTNGGVLASNSDSGSLLSGGSVATSITGTRSDYGVTTEHFGESALTAAASGGGISGSGSAHSRTTYVSGGNSFIGQATDSGFGQTVRFMVGSSGLYKANLEGIITTFHHSYEPDGPAGSFFYIFRLYSPVSGYLFNSEVQNSSTLANVPFTQTLTLTTGVEYELTYVGACNGRTVNYASQQAGSGAFGETAFEGSFSLQPVPEPTTIGMVGMGLAAAARRRKARKNEQTA; encoded by the coding sequence ATGAAGAGAGAACAAATCCTAAGCGCCATGCTTCTGACCGGTTTGGGGTCGTTGGCTCATGGTCAAATCCTGGTGTCGAGTCACACGTACTACGCCGTCGCCAACATCATCGACACGAACGGAGGTGTGCTGGCCAGCAACTCGGACAGCGGATCCCTCTTGTCTGGAGGGAGTGTCGCAACGAGTATTACCGGTACTCGTTCCGACTATGGCGTGACGACCGAACACTTCGGGGAGTCTGCTTTGACTGCGGCGGCCAGTGGCGGAGGGATCAGCGGCAGCGGTTCCGCCCATTCGAGAACCACTTACGTAAGCGGCGGGAATTCCTTTATCGGCCAGGCTACAGACTCTGGCTTCGGGCAAACAGTACGATTCATGGTGGGTTCCTCGGGGCTGTACAAGGCAAACCTGGAGGGAATCATCACGACGTTCCATCATAGCTACGAGCCCGACGGCCCCGCTGGCTCGTTCTTCTACATCTTCAGGCTATACTCACCAGTTTCCGGGTACCTCTTCAACTCCGAGGTCCAGAACAGCTCCACCTTGGCGAACGTGCCGTTCACACAAACGTTGACACTCACGACTGGTGTGGAGTACGAGTTGACTTATGTCGGCGCCTGCAATGGAAGGACTGTGAACTATGCCTCGCAGCAGGCGGGAAGCGGCGCCTTTGGCGAGACCGCTTTCGAAGGTTCCTTCTCGCTGCAACCCGTCCCCGAGCCAACCACGATCGGGATGGTCGGCATGGGGTTGGCGGCAGCCGCACGTCGACGGAAGGCGCGCAAGAACGAGCAAACAGCCTAA
- a CDS encoding YdeI/OmpD-associated family protein gives MDLYKALGAAPEAKAQWSNHSAGENREVSEWVEASPDRETRKSRIREACAQLAAGKRHL, from the coding sequence ATGGACCTCTACAAGGCCCTCGGGGCCGCCCCGGAGGCGAAGGCGCAGTGGAGCAATCACTCGGCCGGCGAGAATCGGGAAGTGTCCGAGTGGGTCGAGGCGTCTCCGGATCGAGAGACCCGCAAAAGCCGGATCCGGGAAGCCTGCGCACAACTGGCTGCGGGTAAGCGGCACCTCTGA
- a CDS encoding SGNH/GDSL hydrolase family protein: MRWLALTIALATASLGCATPQRTELTAIRGAKRILFLGDSITYAGGYVDALDAYIRVNSPGSRVELINVGLPSETLSGLTERNHAGGAFPRPDLHERLDRALALVKTDLVVACYGMNDGIYHPFDDGRFAKYQEGIRWLRERVAKAKARLWLLTPPPFDPQPVRGDLWPAGRDVYPAGHGFEGYDDVLARCSEWLLGQREAGWNVIDIHSPLNAYLAERRKTEPGFVFAGDGVHLDRIGHMLITREILRAWGAPADRLPAADQPVLPGREDDALDQFLGLVHGRQRVLTDAWLTAIGHMRPGMAQGLPLAQAQPKAAQMEGEIGAMRAELPPMFPGPRTDYHGFDRYDFDVDGTRAIVVTPKALTPGSSRPWIWRAEFFDLRPELDLALLSRGFCLAYIEVGNTFGAPSALAHWDAFYDLLTKRYGLSKKPTLEGLSRGGLYVYNWAARHPNSVSVIYGDNPVCDFKSWPGGKGTGPGSPDDWEKLQRDYGFASEAEALVYKLNPIDNLAPLAKAHVPIIHCAADADEVVPYLENTSILKDRYERLGGTIEVIVKHGFKHHPHGLDDPTPLVEFILRHTKA, translated from the coding sequence ATGCGCTGGCTCGCCCTTACGATCGCCTTGGCAACAGCCTCTCTCGGGTGCGCCACCCCTCAGCGCACCGAACTCACGGCGATTCGGGGGGCTAAGCGGATCCTGTTCCTCGGCGACAGCATCACCTATGCAGGTGGCTACGTCGATGCCTTGGACGCGTACATCCGGGTGAACAGTCCGGGCAGCCGCGTCGAGCTGATCAACGTGGGCCTGCCGAGCGAGACCTTGTCCGGGTTGACCGAACGCAATCATGCGGGCGGTGCGTTCCCGCGGCCGGACCTGCACGAGCGGCTGGACCGGGCGCTTGCGCTGGTGAAGACGGACCTCGTGGTCGCCTGCTACGGGATGAACGACGGCATTTACCACCCGTTCGACGATGGGCGCTTCGCGAAGTATCAGGAGGGCATTCGGTGGCTGCGGGAGCGCGTGGCCAAGGCCAAGGCCCGCCTGTGGCTGTTGACTCCGCCCCCGTTTGATCCCCAACCGGTGCGTGGCGACCTTTGGCCGGCCGGGCGGGACGTTTACCCGGCGGGACATGGTTTCGAGGGGTATGACGACGTGCTCGCCCGTTGCTCGGAGTGGCTGTTGGGTCAGCGGGAGGCGGGGTGGAACGTGATCGACATCCACAGCCCGCTCAACGCCTACCTTGCCGAGCGGCGCAAGACCGAACCAGGGTTCGTGTTCGCGGGAGACGGCGTGCATCTCGACAGGATCGGGCACATGCTGATCACTCGCGAGATTTTGCGCGCTTGGGGCGCACCGGCGGACCGTCTGCCCGCCGCAGATCAGCCGGTGCTTCCAGGGCGGGAGGACGATGCCCTCGACCAGTTTCTGGGCCTGGTCCATGGGCGCCAGAGGGTGCTGACCGACGCGTGGCTGACCGCAATCGGGCACATGCGGCCCGGCATGGCGCAGGGTCTCCCCCTCGCCCAAGCGCAGCCGAAGGCCGCACAGATGGAGGGCGAGATCGGGGCGATGCGGGCCGAACTCCCGCCAATGTTCCCCGGGCCGCGCACCGACTACCATGGCTTCGATCGGTACGATTTCGACGTGGACGGCACGCGGGCCATCGTGGTGACCCCGAAGGCGCTCACCCCGGGGTCCTCAAGACCCTGGATCTGGCGCGCCGAGTTCTTCGACCTTCGCCCTGAGCTGGACCTTGCGCTCCTGTCGCGTGGCTTCTGCTTGGCTTACATCGAAGTCGGCAACACCTTCGGCGCCCCCTCGGCCTTGGCGCACTGGGACGCCTTCTACGACCTGCTGACAAAGCGCTACGGGCTTTCCAAGAAGCCCACGCTCGAGGGTCTGTCGCGCGGCGGGCTCTACGTGTACAACTGGGCCGCCCGCCACCCGAACAGCGTGTCGGTGATCTACGGCGACAACCCCGTGTGCGACTTCAAGAGCTGGCCGGGTGGGAAGGGGACCGGCCCCGGGAGCCCCGACGATTGGGAGAAGCTGCAGCGGGACTACGGGTTCGCCTCAGAGGCCGAGGCGCTGGTCTACAAGCTCAACCCGATCGACAACCTCGCCCCGCTCGCCAAGGCCCACGTGCCGATCATCCACTGTGCAGCCGATGCCGACGAGGTCGTTCCCTATCTTGAGAACACCTCGATCCTCAAAGATCGGTACGAGAGGCTGGGCGGCACCATCGAAGTGATCGTCAAACACGGGTTCAAGCACCATCCGCACGGCCTCGACGATCCGACTCCGCTGGTCGAGTTCATCCTGCGCCACACGAAGGCTTAG
- a CDS encoding carboxypeptidase-like regulatory domain-containing protein yields the protein MSLAHAWAQSPSANPAQAFDVYITVGKGPDGEDGPVAKAQVTLSGPGTRLNPQSKSTDEEGVAKFTVPDKGRYFVEVKAGGFAPFEGRMFVEETVTHYFAALAAPSQHPDKARIVVYVKDSESGWPIDGAAVKTQRADASTADHMNTDDGGRAYVVMRLAPEAKGGLTFEVTVSHPDYEPQTQRVVADKDVVKDYPLTFTLRRAKGLRLFTATVLEAGTRAPVPNAKVVLDGGRDNFFSVSTGPDGKALFRLPPSVSYEIKISTSLYDEETDKLDLASESGVVQRTYELSRKGGGAEIRRALIVTVRYKDDKGANQPLKDAVVVGPGLHGSATDANGQIVFLHTVPPGETITVTASSPLFKTGSADVLVRDKGVMVDLKQFTRDTARGMGDLEAIRKQGVQGYDTALILLEMNKIEAVKRVVGKIETGDESTPGEPVAYATELTYADGDSDVVTVEEVIQVLDASGAIVDRKGSVRTLNRGEPSTQSFRFDPPKPGTYRIKSAVSWDRGVLWTGEKTVKVSEDRRKIALSGDVVAKKGKVNLDERIDVNVNVLYNAGPTERVTLRERVELFDPKGEVVQNNLGERALTRGSYSLRNFAITCQAPGMYRLKSTILGLDNEVLWSGEGTFEVANVGKPVTKKPGQGYYRLVKRTVGNVPGPAVGPEGTFSGSISESSFALKYESKPPYDAHIDIQVQYSTPPTIIKANDTVELTVQGTASVTGRDVGSTGIGAGWYVTGSGSLVEGRNIFLGKASSGMVYNSGSTSFKIKVGSGGALRIGNSQGGQTWGSSDNWNPGTYDYEWVPNEAPPDPVKPAGQPTLQAGAASDKPGDAEGSYSALIPISRGETIDHWVRVQIKKAANANTYSVTGSIMATAKSKGFQIQLSGTYFGATNKISGRGTSTYPNTSYVVDLGGSFEGGQPRLLVTIRQPKGTYVKTFSVTLKRIS from the coding sequence GTGAGCCTCGCTCACGCATGGGCGCAAAGCCCCTCGGCCAACCCGGCTCAAGCGTTCGACGTGTACATCACCGTCGGGAAAGGTCCGGACGGGGAGGACGGACCGGTTGCCAAAGCCCAGGTCACCCTGAGCGGTCCCGGCACCAGGCTCAACCCTCAAAGCAAGAGCACCGACGAGGAAGGGGTCGCCAAGTTCACCGTGCCCGATAAGGGACGGTACTTCGTCGAGGTCAAAGCCGGCGGATTCGCACCATTCGAGGGGCGCATGTTTGTCGAAGAGACGGTCACACACTACTTCGCGGCCCTGGCCGCCCCTTCCCAGCATCCCGACAAGGCGCGCATCGTCGTCTATGTGAAGGACTCCGAATCAGGCTGGCCCATCGATGGGGCGGCGGTCAAAACACAACGGGCCGATGCGTCCACGGCCGACCACATGAACACGGACGACGGTGGCCGCGCGTACGTCGTGATGCGCCTGGCTCCGGAGGCCAAGGGCGGACTCACGTTCGAAGTCACCGTTTCCCACCCGGACTACGAGCCCCAAACCCAACGCGTGGTGGCAGACAAGGACGTCGTCAAAGACTATCCCCTCACCTTCACCCTCAGGCGCGCCAAAGGTCTGCGGTTGTTCACCGCCACCGTGCTCGAAGCGGGCACGCGGGCGCCCGTGCCCAACGCCAAGGTCGTTCTGGACGGCGGTCGGGACAACTTCTTCTCGGTCAGCACAGGACCCGACGGCAAGGCCCTGTTCCGCCTCCCTCCAAGCGTCTCGTACGAGATCAAGATCTCAACGTCCCTCTACGACGAGGAGACCGATAAGCTCGACCTCGCCTCGGAGTCGGGCGTCGTGCAACGAACCTACGAGTTGAGCCGCAAAGGCGGCGGCGCCGAGATTCGCCGCGCGCTCATCGTCACGGTCCGTTACAAAGACGACAAGGGCGCCAACCAACCGCTCAAGGACGCCGTCGTGGTCGGCCCGGGCCTCCACGGCTCGGCTACCGACGCCAACGGCCAGATCGTGTTTCTCCACACCGTGCCGCCTGGGGAAACGATCACCGTCACAGCGTCGAGCCCGCTGTTCAAGACCGGCTCTGCGGACGTGCTTGTGCGCGACAAGGGCGTGATGGTCGATCTCAAACAGTTCACGCGCGACACCGCGCGCGGCATGGGCGATCTCGAGGCGATCCGCAAACAAGGCGTCCAAGGCTACGACACGGCGCTGATCCTGCTCGAGATGAACAAGATCGAGGCGGTGAAGAGGGTCGTCGGCAAGATCGAGACGGGCGACGAATCCACGCCCGGCGAACCCGTCGCGTATGCGACCGAACTGACCTACGCCGATGGCGACAGCGACGTCGTTACCGTCGAGGAGGTCATCCAGGTCCTCGATGCGAGTGGAGCCATCGTCGATCGCAAGGGCAGCGTGCGCACGCTCAACCGGGGCGAGCCCTCCACGCAATCGTTCCGATTCGACCCGCCCAAGCCCGGCACGTACCGCATCAAATCCGCGGTCTCGTGGGATCGGGGCGTGCTGTGGACCGGCGAGAAGACCGTCAAGGTTTCCGAAGACCGGCGCAAGATCGCACTGAGCGGCGACGTGGTCGCCAAAAAGGGCAAGGTCAACCTCGACGAGCGGATCGACGTGAACGTCAACGTCCTTTACAACGCCGGGCCGACCGAGCGCGTCACCCTGCGCGAGCGGGTCGAACTGTTCGATCCCAAGGGCGAAGTCGTGCAGAACAACCTGGGCGAGCGTGCGCTCACGCGGGGTTCCTACTCGCTCCGCAACTTCGCCATCACTTGCCAGGCGCCGGGCATGTACCGGCTGAAGTCTACGATCCTGGGCCTCGACAACGAGGTCCTCTGGAGCGGCGAAGGCACGTTCGAAGTCGCCAACGTCGGCAAGCCCGTCACCAAGAAGCCGGGTCAGGGCTACTACCGGCTCGTCAAGCGGACCGTCGGCAACGTCCCCGGTCCAGCGGTCGGACCGGAGGGCACCTTCTCCGGCTCGATCTCAGAGTCCTCGTTCGCGCTCAAGTACGAGAGCAAGCCGCCCTACGACGCCCACATCGACATCCAGGTGCAGTACTCGACCCCGCCGACGATCATCAAGGCCAACGACACGGTCGAGCTCACCGTGCAGGGCACCGCGTCCGTGACCGGCAGGGATGTGGGCTCGACGGGGATCGGCGCGGGGTGGTATGTGACGGGAAGCGGATCGCTGGTCGAAGGCCGGAACATCTTCCTGGGCAAGGCCAGTTCGGGCATGGTCTACAACTCGGGATCGACGTCCTTCAAGATCAAGGTGGGCTCGGGCGGCGCCCTCAGGATCGGCAACAGCCAGGGCGGCCAAACGTGGGGCTCCAGCGACAACTGGAACCCAGGCACCTACGATTACGAATGGGTGCCGAACGAAGCCCCTCCCGACCCCGTGAAGCCTGCCGGCCAACCCACCCTGCAGGCAGGCGCCGCCTCGGACAAGCCCGGCGACGCGGAGGGCTCCTACTCGGCCCTGATCCCCATCTCGCGCGGCGAGACGATCGACCACTGGGTGCGTGTGCAGATCAAGAAGGCCGCGAACGCCAACACCTACTCGGTCACGGGCTCGATCATGGCGACGGCCAAGAGCAAGGGGTTCCAAATCCAACTGTCAGGGACGTACTTCGGGGCCACGAACAAGATCTCGGGCAGAGGCACCTCCACCTATCCGAACACCTCCTACGTGGTGGACCTGGGCGGCTCGTTCGAAGGTGGCCAACCCCGTTTGCTCGTGACGATCCGCCAGCCCAAGGGCACGTACGTGAAGACGTTCAGCGTGACCTTGAAACGGATCAGCTAA
- a CDS encoding DUF1905 domain-containing protein: protein MAAMIVEFTGETISWRGPAPFVFVPVPPDVSSEIKEVSGLVTYGWGVIPVGAQIGETPFTTSLFPRHGVYLVPVKVAVQRAEGIGVGDAVRVRLELEVGPCSPWVS, encoded by the coding sequence ATGGCTGCGATGATCGTCGAGTTTACGGGTGAGACCATCAGTTGGAGGGGGCCGGCGCCGTTCGTGTTTGTGCCGGTCCCGCCCGATGTTTCATCGGAGATCAAGGAGGTCTCGGGGCTCGTTACTTACGGTTGGGGCGTGATTCCCGTGGGCGCCCAGATCGGCGAAACGCCTTTCACCACATCGCTGTTTCCACGCCACGGCGTGTACCTGGTGCCCGTCAAGGTCGCAGTCCAGAGGGCGGAGGGCATCGGAGTGGGGGACGCGGTGCGTGTGCGCCTTGAATTGGAAGTCGGGCCTTGCTCTCCTTGGGTTAGCTGA
- a CDS encoding nitronate monooxygenase, whose product MSYSTFATMIDALRFPIWQAPTASLAGPELAAAVSHAGGMGSMALTWTDPATAAQHIRQVLEATSNPFFVNFALAFPPVSLDAALDAGVPIVTFSWGDPEPHLARVRAAGAKVGIQVTSAAGAKRAIDHGADFLVCQGNEAGGHVQSSTPLPELLPRILQTVGDVPVIAAGGMAHGRDIARVLKLGARGAILGTRFVACRESRAHPEYKRQLVEAEGATALTVCFDGAWPYSAHRVLRNSTLETWEAAGSPAVGQRPGEGDVVAATAEGEAIYRYEDTAPKQGYEGDIEAMCLYAGKGCGAIDDIPAAAELVERLWREATRRGRG is encoded by the coding sequence GTGAGCTACAGCACCTTTGCAACCATGATCGACGCGTTGCGCTTCCCCATCTGGCAAGCTCCCACGGCGAGCTTGGCGGGCCCGGAGCTCGCGGCGGCGGTCTCCCATGCCGGTGGGATGGGTTCGATGGCTCTCACATGGACCGACCCCGCCACGGCGGCGCAGCACATTCGCCAGGTGCTCGAAGCCACGTCGAACCCCTTCTTCGTCAACTTCGCGCTCGCTTTCCCTCCCGTGTCGCTCGACGCGGCCCTTGACGCGGGCGTGCCCATCGTCACGTTTTCCTGGGGGGACCCCGAACCCCATCTTGCGCGTGTGCGGGCCGCGGGGGCGAAGGTGGGCATCCAGGTCACCAGCGCCGCCGGAGCGAAGCGCGCCATCGACCATGGAGCGGACTTCCTGGTCTGCCAGGGCAACGAGGCAGGCGGGCACGTGCAGTCCAGCACTCCGCTGCCAGAGCTGCTGCCCCGCATCTTGCAGACCGTTGGAGACGTGCCGGTGATCGCCGCAGGCGGGATGGCGCACGGGCGGGACATCGCACGAGTGCTGAAGCTGGGCGCGCGAGGCGCCATCCTGGGCACGCGCTTCGTGGCGTGCCGGGAGAGCCGCGCGCACCCCGAGTACAAGCGCCAACTCGTGGAGGCCGAGGGTGCGACGGCCCTCACGGTGTGCTTCGACGGCGCCTGGCCTTACTCCGCGCACCGCGTGCTCCGCAACAGCACGCTGGAGACATGGGAGGCTGCGGGAAGCCCCGCCGTGGGCCAGCGCCCCGGCGAGGGGGACGTGGTGGCCGCGACGGCCGAAGGCGAAGCGATCTACCGGTACGAGGACACCGCTCCCAAACAGGGCTACGAGGGAGACATCGAGGCCATGTGCCTCTACGCTGGCAAGGGCTGCGGAGCGATCGACGACATTCCCGCGGCCGCCGAACTGGTGGAACGGCTGTGGCGGGAGGCAACGAGGAGGGGCCGAGGGTAG
- a CDS encoding MFS transporter — protein MPVSRLRISPLVAVFLTVFFDMMSFGTVIPDLQLRAEALGAKGFLAGLVLATFSIAQFVVAPLLGRWSDRVGRRRVLVLTCSLATCASLAYGFATTLAIVFLSRALLGFAGANIGVAYAYISDSTKPEDRAAAMGKIGMAFGFGFMFGPPLGATMVKLGNGSPLLLGLTSALFAFVNLMFVLFFMPDAPPQPAEPEHLRKLSPLAKLGKALATPGLSFLLALFLVANLAFSNLESTYFLLAHDVYRIDALATSLILVFVGVVAAIVQGGLLGRLVARFGETALLRTGYFLQAPVLATIPFVSPWAPVLLGCLVLGIGSGIANPSLSSLISQAAPASLVGGIFGITQSLGAIARIVGPVIGNMLYAQAPWMPYALAATMMIVPVLMAASIHAKGRDAQVEAATSG, from the coding sequence GTGCCCGTATCCCGACTGCGAATCAGCCCGCTGGTCGCCGTGTTCCTCACGGTCTTCTTCGACATGATGTCATTCGGGACGGTCATTCCCGACCTCCAACTGCGAGCCGAAGCATTGGGTGCCAAGGGCTTTCTCGCTGGCCTCGTCCTCGCGACGTTCAGCATCGCGCAGTTCGTCGTCGCACCCCTGCTGGGCCGATGGAGCGATCGCGTCGGTCGAAGGCGCGTTCTGGTGTTGACCTGCTCGCTGGCCACTTGCGCTAGCCTGGCCTACGGGTTTGCCACCACGCTGGCCATCGTCTTTCTCTCCAGAGCGCTGCTGGGATTCGCCGGCGCAAACATCGGGGTGGCCTACGCCTACATTTCGGACTCCACGAAGCCCGAGGATCGAGCCGCGGCGATGGGAAAGATCGGGATGGCTTTCGGGTTCGGGTTCATGTTTGGCCCCCCGCTCGGTGCGACCATGGTCAAGTTGGGCAACGGCAGTCCGTTGCTGCTCGGGCTAACGTCGGCGCTCTTCGCGTTCGTGAATTTGATGTTCGTGCTCTTCTTCATGCCGGACGCCCCGCCCCAGCCCGCCGAACCCGAACACCTGAGGAAGCTGAGCCCCTTGGCCAAGCTCGGCAAGGCGCTTGCGACACCCGGGCTCAGCTTCCTGCTGGCCCTGTTCCTCGTGGCCAACCTCGCATTCTCGAATCTGGAGTCCACCTACTTTCTGCTGGCCCACGACGTGTATCGCATCGACGCCCTTGCCACGTCGTTGATCCTCGTCTTCGTCGGTGTCGTCGCGGCGATCGTGCAGGGGGGGCTGTTGGGGCGGCTCGTGGCGCGGTTCGGCGAGACGGCCCTCTTGAGGACCGGCTACTTCCTACAAGCCCCTGTGCTGGCCACGATTCCGTTTGTGTCGCCGTGGGCGCCGGTGCTGCTTGGGTGCCTGGTACTGGGCATCGGCTCCGGGATCGCGAATCCCAGTCTGAGCAGCCTGATTTCGCAGGCCGCCCCGGCGTCCTTGGTAGGGGGCATCTTCGGGATCACCCAATCGTTGGGCGCGATCGCCCGCATCGTGGGTCCCGTGATCGGAAACATGCTGTACGCCCAAGCGCCCTGGATGCCCTACGCGCTGGCCGCCACGATGATGATTGTGCCGGTGCTCATGGCTGCTTCAATCCATGCAAAGGGAAGGGACGCGCAAGTCGAGGCGGCAACGAGCGGGTAG